Genomic DNA from Actinomycetes bacterium:
TTCGTTGAGGTGCAGTGGGGCGTCAGCGCGTCCGCGACCGAGCGGACGGCGTACTCGTGCTCCTCCAGGTCCTTGCTCGACCGGGCGAGCGATGCCGCCAGGGCCAGGTCACGCGCGTCGTCGCCCGTACGTCGGATCGTGCCGGCGAGCACCCGAGAGGTGACCAGCCCCCGGCGCAGCCGCACGAGCAGCTCCGGCGTCGCCCCGATGAGGCCGTCGACCGCGAAGGTCCACGCCGCGTCGTGGCGTGCGGCGAGGCGCTGGAGGGGCCAGCGCGGGTCGAACGGTTCGTCGGCGCTCGCCACGAGGTCGCGGGCGAGGACCACCTTGTCGACCTCGCCCGCGCCGATGCGACGTACTGCCTCCGCCACCGTGGCCGCCCACTCCGCTCCGGAGCGGGTCCCGTCCGCGAAGGTCACGCCCACCGGACGCGCCGCGGGCGCTGCCGGCTCGAGGGTCGCCGGGAGCGCGGGGAGGCTGCCGTCGCCGACGGCGGTGACCCAGGTGCGCCCGCCGCTGTGGCCGACGACCACCTGGGGGACGACCACGACCGAGGTCGCGGGGTCCAGCGGGTCGAAGGCGAAGGAGGCGAAGGCCACCAGTCCGCTGCCCGGGAGCCGTACGTCGTCGCGGACCACCGCCCGAGCCGAGATCTGCGCCCACCAGCGGCGGGCCTCGTCGAAGCGGTCGGGGCCGCGGACCTCCAGCCGGGCCGCCTCGCCCCAGGCCACCAGCCCCTCACCACGGCGTACCCAGGCCAGCGCACCCTCGCGCGGGAGCAGGTCGAGCAGGGCGGGCACGTCGGGGAGTGCGGCCGTGCGCACCACGAGGTGCGCCCCGCCGGGGCGGGGCGTCACCTGGGGCGCGAGCGTCACGGCGAAGAGCGTAGGTGCGCGGGGCCCCCACGTCCCGTTGGGGCCCCGCCCGCCCGCGTCGCGCCTCCCTTCCGGCCCGCCCCCGTCAGCAATGAACGCGGCGTCGTTGCACACCGAGCGCAACCACGCGCCGTTCATTGCAACCGGGGAGGGGGTGTCCGCGTCGGTGCCACCGGTGGGGGCGCCACCTGGGGGTGGGGGTGCGGGCGCCAGGTGGGGAGGGTTGGGCCGGACCGAGCGGGTCGGCGCGCGACCTGGGAGGCTGGCCGCCATGGCCCGCGCCCAGCTGGACAAGCAGCCGCACGAGGTGGCGGCCATGTTCGACGGGGTGGCCCGCCGCTACGACCTGACCAACGACGTGCTCTCGATGGGACTGACCCGTTCCTGGCGGCGCGCCGTGGCGGACGCCCTTCGGGTGGCGCCCGGGGAGCGGGTCCTCGATCTCGCGGCGGGGACCGGGAGCAGCAGCCTGCCGTTTCGCGCGGCGGGGGCTTCCGTCGTCGCCTGCGACTTCTCCCTGGGCATGCTCGCGGAGGGGCGCCGTCGCCAGCCCGACGTGGCCTTCGCGGCCGGGGACGCCATGGACCTGCCCTTCCGCGACGAGACCTTCGACGCGGTCACGATCTCCTTCGGCCTGCGCAACGTCCACGACCCGGCCGCGGCGCTGCGCGAGATGCTGCGCGTCACCAGGCGGGGCGGCCGCCTGGTCGTCTGCGAGTTCAGCCACCCCACGTGGGGTCCCTGGCGCACGGTCTACGTCGAGTACCTCATGCGCGCCCTGCCGGCCGTGGCCCGGGCCGTGAGCTCGGCCCCGGACGCCTACGTCTACCTGGCCGAGTCGATCCGGGCCTGGCCGGACCAGGCCGGGCTCGCCGCCGAGTTGGCGGCCGCGGGGTGGGACCGGGTCGCCTGGCGCGACCTCACCGGCGGCATCGTGGCGCTGCACCGGGCGACCCGGCCCCAGTGACCGCCGGGTCGCCGGCGCAGTCGGAGAGCGCCGTGCCGCGGGTACGTCGAGGTCCGGTGCCGGGGCCCTCAGTCAGGCGGGCGGTCGCGGTCGGGCTTGTCTAGGATGAGCGCGGACTTCGTGAAAGCGTTCACGAAGTCGCCCGGAACCCTCGCCGAGGATGCGTCCATGCCCCTGCCCGCAACCGACGCCGACGTCGTCGTCGTCGGCGCCGGACCCGCAGGGTCGGCGACGGCCTACCACCTCGCCCAGAACGGGCTCGACGTCGTGCTGCTCGAGAAGACACAGTTCCCGCGCGAGAAGGTCTGCGGGGACGGGCTCACCCCGCGGGCCGTCAAGCAGCTCGTGGCGATGGGCGTGGACACCAGCGAGCGGGCCGGCTGGCTGCACAACCGGGGCCTACGGATCATCGGTGGCGGGCACCGACTCGAGCTGGAGTGGCCCGAGCTCGCGAGCTATCCGCACCACGGCCTCGTCCGCCCGCGCGCGGACTTCGACGAGCTGCTCGCCCGTCGGGCGCAGAAGGCAGGCGCGCGGCTCCTCGAGCGCACCCCCGTCGTCGGCCCGCTGCGCGACGAGCGCACCGGGCGGGTCGCGGGGGTGCTCGCCAAGGACGACCAGGGCACGAGGCTCGCCTACCGCGCGCCGCTGGTGATCGCGGCCGACGGCAACTCCAGCCGCCTGTCCGTGGCCGCGGGACGCATCAAGCGGGACGACCGGCCGCTCGGTGTCGCCGTACGCACCTACTACCGCACCCCGCGCCACGACGACGAGTGGCTCGAGTCATGGCTGGAGCTGTGGGAGGGGAGCGGGGACGACCGTCGGCTGCTCCCCGGCTACGGCTGGATCTTCGGCATGGGGGACGGCACGGCCAACGTCGGGCTCGGGATCCTCAACACGAGCGCGGCATTCCAGCACGTCGACTACAAGGTGCTCCTCAAGGCCTGGCTCGACCAGACCCCCCAGGCCGACGGGTTCCGGGACGAGAACATGACCCAGCCGGTACGCGGAGCCGCGCTGCCGATGGGGTTCAACCGCGGTCCGCTGTACGCGAAGGGGCTACTGCTGGTCGGTGACGCCGGCGGCATGGTCAACCCGTTCAACGGCGAGGGAATCGCCTATGCGATGGAGTCCGGCGCGGTGGCCGCCGAGGTCGTCGTCCAGGCGCTGGCGCGTCACCGCGCCGAGGAGCGCGAGCGGGTGCTGGAGACGTACCCGCGCGTGCTCAAGGAGTCCTGGGGCGGCTACTACACGCTCGGGCGCTGGTTCGTGAAGGCGATCGGCAACCCCCAGGTCATGCGCATCGCCGCGCAGCGTGGCCTGCACCACACCACCTTGATGCGCTTCGTGCTGAAGCTGCTCGCGAACCTCACCGACGAGCGGGACGGCGACGTGATGGACCGCATCGTCAACGGGCTCTCCCGCCTGGCGCCGGACGCATGAGGGCCACCTGCGGCCCGGGGACGTGCGCCCGTCCGCCCGCCCCTAGGATTGCCGCGTCCTGCCGCCGCGCGACCCAGCCCTCCCAGGGTTCGCGGCTGCCCGTCGATCGAAGGAGGGGGACATGAACGCCGCCGTCCCGCTCATCTTCCTGGCCGCTCTGTCCTTCGGCTTCGGCGCGTTCTCGATCGTCGCCGGCTCGCTCTCCGGGCCCCGGCGCTACAACCGCGCGAAGCTGGACGCCTACGAGTGCGGGATCGAACCCACGCCCCAACCGGTCGGCGGCGGTCGCTTCGCGGTCAAGTACTACCTGACCGCGATGCTGTTCATCGTCTTCGACATCGAGATCGTCTTCCTCTACCCCTGGGCCGTCACCTTCGACGCCCTCGGCTGGTTCGGCCTGGTCGAGATGGTGCTGTTCCTGGCCACGGTCTTCGTGGCTTACGCGTACGTGTGGCGCCGTGGGGGACTCGAGTGGGACTGAGCGCGGCTCGTCCGCGGGGATCCGACGACAGCTGACGGCGAAGGGAGGCGAGAGGCATGGGTATCGAGGAGAAGCTGCCCAGCGGCTTCCTGCTCACGACCGTCGAGCAGTTCGCGGGCTACGCACGCAAGGGCAGCCTGTGGCCCGCGACGTTCGGCCTGGCCTGCTGCGCGATCGAGATGATGGCCGCGGGCGGTGCTCGCTACGACCTGGCCCGCTTCGGGATGGAGGTCTTCCGGGCCTCGCCTCGCCAGGCCGACCTGATGATCGTCGCGGGTCGGGTGAGCCAGAAGATGGCACCTGTGCTGCGCCAGATCTACGACCAGATGCCCGAGCCGAAGTGGGTCATCGCGATGGGCGTCTGCGCGAGCAGCGGCGGGATGTTCAACAACTACGCGATCGTCCAGGGCGTCGACCACGTCGTACCCGTCGACATCTACCTGCCCGGCTGTCCGCCGCGCCCGGAGATGCTCATCGACGCCATCCTCAAGCTGCACGCGAAGATCAGTGACACCAAGCTCGGCAAGAACCGTGAGGCGGAGGTTCGCGAGCTCGAGGCGGCAGCCCTGACCGCACCCGCCACCCACGAGATGCGCGGGCTGCTCCCATGAGCGAGAGCACCGAGCAGACCGAGGTCGTCCCGGCCGGCGTGGCCGCGCTGGAGGTCGTGGACGTCCGCCAGGGGATGTTCCACGGCAGCGGTGACACCTCGGGCTACGGCGGCCTCGTGCGTACCGTCGCGATGCCGGGCGCGACCCCGCGGCCGTACGGCGGCTGGTACGACGAGGCGGCCGACACCCTGACCTCCCTGCTGCCGGACTACGACGCGGCGGTGGAGAAGGTCGTGGTCGAGCACGGCGACCTCACCTTCCACGTCCGCCGTGAGCACCTCGTCGACGTCGCTCGCGCACTGCGGGACGACCCGACGCTCCGCTTCGAGATGTGCGTCGGCGTGAGCGGCGTGCACTACCCCCACGACAGCGGACGCGAGCTGCACGCGATCTACCCGCTTCTCTCGCTCACCCACAACCGGCGGCTGCGCCTCGAGGTGAGCTGTCCGGACGGGGATCCGACCATCCCCTCGCTCATGGGCGTGTACCCCTCGGTGGACTGGCACGAGCGGGAGACCTTCGACTTCTTCGGGATCGTCTTCACGGGACGTCCCGACCTCACGCGCATCCAGATGCCGGACGACTGGCCGGGCCACCCGCAGCGCAAGGACTACCCGCTCGGCGGCATCCCCGTGGAGTACAAGGGGGCAGAGATCCCGCCGCCCGACACGCGGAGGTCGTACTCCTGATGAGCACCAACGTCGAGTTCGAGGGCGCTGCGTCCGAGCAGCCCGGCCCCGACCCGTACGCCGCCGGCGAGCGACGCACGACCGAGGGTCGTGTCTACACCGTCACCGGGCAGGACTGGGACGACGTCGTGTCGGGCGTCTCCGCCAACCGCGACGAGCGAGTGGTCGTGAACATGGGGCCGCAGCACCCGTCCACCCACGGCGTGCTGCGGCTGATCCTCGAGCTGGACGGCGAGACGGTCACCGAGGCGCGGGTGGGCATCGGCTACCTCCACACCGGCATCGAGAAGAACATGGAGTTCCGGACGTGGACGCAAGGCGTCACGTTCGTGACCCGGATGGACTACCTCACCCCGTTCTTCAACGAGACGGCGTACTGCCTGGCCGTCGAGAAGCTGCTCGGCATCACCGACCAGATCCCGGAGCGGGCCTCCGTGATCCGGGTGATGATGATGGAGCTCAACCGGATGTCCTCCCACCTGGTGGCGCTCGCCACGGGTGGGATGGAGCTCGGCGCGCTCACCGCCATGATCTTCGGTTTCCGCGAGCGCGAGACGATCCTCGACCTGTTCGAGCTGATCTCAGGGTTGCGGATGAACTCGGCGTACGTCCGGCCCGGTGGCGTGGCCCAGGACCTGCCTCCCGGCGCCGTCGACGCCGTCGCGGACGCCGTCGTCCTCCTGCGCAAGAACTACCAGGACACGGCCTCGCTCCTGGTCGACAACGGGATCTGGATGGCGCGCACGCAGGACGTGGGCTACCTCGACCTGTCCGGATGCATGGCGCTGGGCATCACCGGCCCGATGCTGCGGGCGACCGGCCTGCCGTGGGACCTGCGCAAGTCGCAGCCGTACTGCGGTTACGAGAACTACGAGTTCGACGTACCCGTCCGCGACACGTGTGATGCCTACGGACGCTTCCTCATCCGCATCGCCGAGCTCGGCGAGTCGCTCAAGATCGTGGAGCAGTGCCTCGACAAGCTGCGCCCGGGGCCGGTCATGGTCGAGGACCGCAAGATCGGCTGGCCGGCGCAGCTGGCCCTGGGCGGCGACGGCCTGGGCAACAGCCTCGACCACATCCGCCACATCATGGGCGAGTCCATGGAGGCGCTCATCCACCACTTCAAGCTGGTCACAGAGGGCTTCTCGGTGCCCGCGGGGCAGGCCTATGTGGCCGTGGAGTCCCCGCGCGGGGAGCTGGGGTGCCACGTCGTCAGCGACGGCGGCACGCGCCCCTACCGGGTCCACTTCCGCGACCCCTCGTTCACGAACCTGCAGTCGACGGCGGCGGTGTGCGAGGGGGGCCAGGTCGCTGACGTCATCGCGGCCGTCGCCTCGATCGACCCGGTGATGGGTGGGGTGGACCGCTGACATGCCTCTGACGTCGCAGACCCGTGAGCAGATGCTCGAGATCGTGGCCCGCTACCCCCATCCGCGCTCCGCCCTTCTCCCGATGCTCCACCTGGTCCAGGCGGAGGAGGGTTACGTGAGCACGGATGGCATCGCTCTGTGCGCTGACGTCCTGGACGTGACCACCGCCGAGGTCGCCGCAGTGGCCACCTTCTACTCGATGTACAAACGCCGGCCAGTGGGGGACTACCACGTCGGGGTGTGCACGAACACGCTGTGCGCGGTCATGGGCGGCGACGCGATCTTCGCAGCGTTGAAGGAGCACCTCGAGGTCGGTAACGACGAGACCACGCCGGACGGTCGGATCACCCTCGAGCACGTCGAGTGCAACGCGGCGTGCGACTTCGCGCCGGTGGTGATGGTCAACTGGGAGTTCGTCGACAACGCCACGGTCGAGTCAGCCAAGGCTCTCGTCGACGACATCCGCGCCGGGAAGGAGGTCCGCTCCACCCGCGGACCCGCGGTGCGCACCTTCCGTGAGGTGGAACGGGTCCTCGCGGGGTATCCGGACGGGC
This window encodes:
- a CDS encoding NADH-quinone oxidoreductase subunit A, whose translation is MNAAVPLIFLAALSFGFGAFSIVAGSLSGPRRYNRAKLDAYECGIEPTPQPVGGGRFAVKYYLTAMLFIVFDIEIVFLYPWAVTFDALGWFGLVEMVLFLATVFVAYAYVWRRGGLEWD
- a CDS encoding geranylgeranyl reductase family protein → MPLPATDADVVVVGAGPAGSATAYHLAQNGLDVVLLEKTQFPREKVCGDGLTPRAVKQLVAMGVDTSERAGWLHNRGLRIIGGGHRLELEWPELASYPHHGLVRPRADFDELLARRAQKAGARLLERTPVVGPLRDERTGRVAGVLAKDDQGTRLAYRAPLVIAADGNSSRLSVAAGRIKRDDRPLGVAVRTYYRTPRHDDEWLESWLELWEGSGDDRRLLPGYGWIFGMGDGTANVGLGILNTSAAFQHVDYKVLLKAWLDQTPQADGFRDENMTQPVRGAALPMGFNRGPLYAKGLLLVGDAGGMVNPFNGEGIAYAMESGAVAAEVVVQALARHRAEERERVLETYPRVLKESWGGYYTLGRWFVKAIGNPQVMRIAAQRGLHHTTLMRFVLKLLANLTDERDGDVMDRIVNGLSRLAPDA
- a CDS encoding NADH-quinone oxidoreductase subunit B family protein — protein: MGIEEKLPSGFLLTTVEQFAGYARKGSLWPATFGLACCAIEMMAAGGARYDLARFGMEVFRASPRQADLMIVAGRVSQKMAPVLRQIYDQMPEPKWVIAMGVCASSGGMFNNYAIVQGVDHVVPVDIYLPGCPPRPEMLIDAILKLHAKISDTKLGKNREAEVRELEAAALTAPATHEMRGLLP
- the nuoE gene encoding NADH-quinone oxidoreductase subunit NuoE, coding for MPLTSQTREQMLEIVARYPHPRSALLPMLHLVQAEEGYVSTDGIALCADVLDVTTAEVAAVATFYSMYKRRPVGDYHVGVCTNTLCAVMGGDAIFAALKEHLEVGNDETTPDGRITLEHVECNAACDFAPVVMVNWEFVDNATVESAKALVDDIRAGKEVRSTRGPAVRTFREVERVLAGYPDGLADEGVAAGPASLAGLALAKELGHVAPEPGASPAKEG
- a CDS encoding demethylmenaquinone methyltransferase, which encodes MARAQLDKQPHEVAAMFDGVARRYDLTNDVLSMGLTRSWRRAVADALRVAPGERVLDLAAGTGSSSLPFRAAGASVVACDFSLGMLAEGRRRQPDVAFAAGDAMDLPFRDETFDAVTISFGLRNVHDPAAALREMLRVTRRGGRLVVCEFSHPTWGPWRTVYVEYLMRALPAVARAVSSAPDAYVYLAESIRAWPDQAGLAAELAAAGWDRVAWRDLTGGIVALHRATRPQ
- a CDS encoding NADH-quinone oxidoreductase subunit C, whose translation is MSESTEQTEVVPAGVAALEVVDVRQGMFHGSGDTSGYGGLVRTVAMPGATPRPYGGWYDEAADTLTSLLPDYDAAVEKVVVEHGDLTFHVRREHLVDVARALRDDPTLRFEMCVGVSGVHYPHDSGRELHAIYPLLSLTHNRRLRLEVSCPDGDPTIPSLMGVYPSVDWHERETFDFFGIVFTGRPDLTRIQMPDDWPGHPQRKDYPLGGIPVEYKGAEIPPPDTRRSYS
- a CDS encoding isochorismate synthase — protein: MTLAPQVTPRPGGAHLVVRTAALPDVPALLDLLPREGALAWVRRGEGLVAWGEAARLEVRGPDRFDEARRWWAQISARAVVRDDVRLPGSGLVAFASFAFDPLDPATSVVVVPQVVVGHSGGRTWVTAVGDGSLPALPATLEPAAPAARPVGVTFADGTRSGAEWAATVAEAVRRIGAGEVDKVVLARDLVASADEPFDPRWPLQRLAARHDAAWTFAVDGLIGATPELLVRLRRGLVTSRVLAGTIRRTGDDARDLALAASLARSSKDLEEHEYAVRSVADALTPHCTSTNVPEAPFVLHLPNVMHLATDVTGVVTENTSVLDLVEALHPTAAVCGTPTAAAMAVIRAIEGMPRGRYAGPVGWFGADGDGELGIALRCGLVEGSSMRLYAGCGIVAGSDPEAELAEAQAKFVAMRDALG
- a CDS encoding NADH-quinone oxidoreductase subunit D, whose translation is MSTNVEFEGAASEQPGPDPYAAGERRTTEGRVYTVTGQDWDDVVSGVSANRDERVVVNMGPQHPSTHGVLRLILELDGETVTEARVGIGYLHTGIEKNMEFRTWTQGVTFVTRMDYLTPFFNETAYCLAVEKLLGITDQIPERASVIRVMMMELNRMSSHLVALATGGMELGALTAMIFGFRERETILDLFELISGLRMNSAYVRPGGVAQDLPPGAVDAVADAVVLLRKNYQDTASLLVDNGIWMARTQDVGYLDLSGCMALGITGPMLRATGLPWDLRKSQPYCGYENYEFDVPVRDTCDAYGRFLIRIAELGESLKIVEQCLDKLRPGPVMVEDRKIGWPAQLALGGDGLGNSLDHIRHIMGESMEALIHHFKLVTEGFSVPAGQAYVAVESPRGELGCHVVSDGGTRPYRVHFRDPSFTNLQSTAAVCEGGQVADVIAAVASIDPVMGGVDR